TGCCCTTGCCTTGATCAACTGTTGAAATTATCCAGTAATAAGTACCGGCAGGAAGCGGCGAATATCACCGGCAGCTCACTCGACTCAAACCGATGATGCCATGACGACAAGTAAAAGCTGATGTTGAAATGCCTTACCGAACTGGTCCAGATTGTAGGAGTCTGGCGTACGTCGAACCCGTTGGAGAAATCCACCCTCCCGTTTATGATTATGTAATGATGATTTAATTGTTTATGTTTCATATTAATACGTGAGCCTATTAAAAATATGTGACTTTTTTTTATCTCTATCTAACCTGGAATAGCATGAGGGAAAAGAGTCTAAATTATACTCAGGGCAAATGGGTCTTTTCCATGGCCATTTAACTGCTTCTTGGCGGATGCATCAAAATTTTGATGGCACAGAGGGGAAATTAAAATTTTCTGGGAAATTAAAATTTTCTATGGCATTCGGGAAAGGCATCAAAATTTTGATGGCACTGAAGGATTTTTACTCTTTATTTGTTGTATTAACGATTAACAAATATCATGCACTTAGTTGATCAATAATGAGCCACAAAAGGCCCAGTTCAGGTTTCAGAATCCAGATCTAATAGTAGGAACGATGGACACATCAAAGGCTTGCCTTTTTAATTCTTGTTTTGGACTAGTccttgttctgtttttttacaTGCAAATAGATATGTTTCCTACATAGGAGTAGGCACGCGTGCAGTACTTATCCATGGAATTGTGAACATGCAAGGTCCTATTTGAACCGGCAGAAACAATTATTTCCAACCAATTCAGATCTCTTTTGATCCTGGTCGCCCAACGTCCTCCACCAGACCACCACAACCACCGATATAGCCCGCCAATGTCGTCATCGATCGCCAAGCTCCTGCCGCCGCTGGCCCGCAGCAGCGGCCGACACCTCCTCAGCGGCACGGTGACCACGGCGCGGATGGCGACCGGCACGCACCTGCACCAGATCGATGGTTACTCGCTCGTCGAGGGgtccctcgtcgccggcgagtccGTGAGCTCCAGCCCGTTCCTCGTCGGCGGCCGCTGGTGGCAACTCCTCTACTACCCCAACGGCATGGACTCCGGCCACCGCGGCTTCGTCTCCGCCGAGCTCTTGCTCGCCTGGGGGGAGGATGAGAAGGCCACGGCGTCGTACCGGGTCAGCATCCTTGACCACGCCGGCCTCCCGGCGCACAGCGGCGCCATGGGCCCGCGCCGCTTCTGGGGCAGGTACGGCCCCCGTCGTCGTCGTGGGGTAAGCCGCCGGCTGAGACGGAGGAGCTCCTGGGGAAGACCGCCATCGAGCGGCAGGTCGCGACGGAGCTCAGCAGGTCGGCGCCGCTGCTCATCACACTATATAGAATGTTTTTTTCCGGACCATTtatcccggcagcctttggatTCGGAATAATAGGTGGCTTTTGCCCCGGAGCCAAcgactagccgggccagcgggggacatgggtcttttgtcccggttggaggcaccaatcgggacaaaatagtggccttttgtcccggttggagccaccaaccgggacaaaaaaaaCCTTGGCCCCCTTATACTCTTCCATCTCTCCCGCCCGAgtcattcagctcacttgtttcttgctgtttttgactcgggagagaggagttcttgcttaTTTCTACACCACATTTTATGAAGATATTTGATTCctcgtccatccatcggcgctaaaggtttggggcttgcttttctcttcttctttggcttgtatagctcatttcatgctttagaaatagagaaaatatgtagctagctcatttcttggacatttagctagattgcatatgtaggtgtgattttcttttagatttagatgagtatgtggatagtagaaatttttagaatgagtgtagacacttcatgtgatgtacttgtatatatgaccatattgtggatagttgatttttgtattcatgaataaattaatgaaatgagtatattagaattttttgtattatgaatagaTTATTtggacactctagtgatgtatttattcaggctcacattgaaaccatctagaagctaaaaaaatctttatttcgaaacaagtatacgtcgttaatcttcatccaacggtgatgacactacctttcgggggatacacgatgtgctataaggacgtcgcgaatcggttggtcgcatcaccagcacttccgattgataagaagacagcatttgacgcagtcagcattaccgttgttgtactgagagcatgaaaggatcgggtgctctagcctaagaggtggagggggtgaattaggatctaataaaaacttagacctatggctccaactagtttgcacaaaacttaaactaaaacaagctatctagatgtgcaactagattgttctagtgtgaaacctctatcccaaaagagttatgcaccatatagcctttcctaataagaaactactctatgaaagtaaaagcACAAAGGTAGCAAGTAATAAATGCGGAATCTTAAAGAACGGGATaagagatagcaaactcttgatgcgggtgtttatctcgtgttcggttagccacaaaggcacacctacatccacgttgttgtagcactcactaagagtattgctactcggctaccaagtctcttccgtgaatacAATCACGATCACCTTGACCCCgtgttccactaaggagcttctccacaaaggatgggggtctccacgtcccccgcacaaagatgtcgtcgctgctccacaccaagtcggagggtcgatgacgttgccggcgagcttcacgctctaAGGTGCCGgcacaccaagctcttgttttggttcactagagaaccacagcacaaaggctcaaggccttgcaatcacactcactaagagctaacctttacacaacactctcaaagtgtgctaagggctaagaatatgatcttgatgcttttgtatggcttggagatgttcttaggtgtgtgtgggatgtccagcaactctagcaatcttcaaatggccggggtgaggcgtatatataggccaccaagtcttgtagccgttgctccaacggtcagctgaaattctgcgtatcaccggaagaacccaTGCCTTTGGCTGAgttagcgtcggttcttccgatcactcataacccgaagtagccgttgaactcctgacagctgacgcagtgatcaccggttgaaccgatgctttgttccgatgcatcaccggttcatccggtgtgttgacaaccaaaattggcattcgacaataccgaccggtctgaccggtacgctctagcggtctgaccggtcagacgctATAGTCCGTCCGgcagcagccgaccggtctgaccggtagggtcgaccggtctgaccggtccaagtggaatccgagtacaactagagattttaatagatttagatcttgtaatcggatttcttgcgggataagtccaccccaccctataaatataaaaggtcacggccgattagggaatccaatcgatcaaatcaatacaacttttatctttttacttttctcttgccctagcttttccaatctactatttgctgttcctccgtcgtctctacgtcgattgagggcgttctaggtggcctgccgatcctagaacaaccctacgtgcgcctgccccgacagGTCCTTCCCGGGCGACGTTCGTTGGTCTCACCGCCGGCCTGCTCGGCgacaaccgatctgaccggtatacccgaccggtctgaccggtctgagcatcggcgctgcattgtgccgtcgctcgctacGCGTTCAAGCgttttcgtgtgttggccctagttctgcgccaacatatttttggcgactccgctggggaaaagaatcaatcggctgccatggccggtaaaattcctaaacctagtGATGTTGATGCCGCCAACATCCAAAGGCCGACTGTTCAGCAACTTTCGGCCGAACAACAGAAGGCTCTTGATGACATCCAGAAGAAGatcagagaggagaaggagaaggagatccagaagctggaggaagaagccatgaagcagtacatctcacacttctccatcgaccgaCAAGGGAAGGTCACGACGGATGCCGGCTTCGATGCTTCACAGTTTGAGGTAAAATTCGATGAGAGCGAACAGCCCGTTCTTAATTCtgaaatagctaatgctatagatgatgctgtttcttctcatgtgaataataagttggaatttattggtcaaaatatgcatgatatgtttgatgatcgctttagccgaattgaaatacatcttggtatgaagtctgtcggtaataatacatctacatctaataccgataagGCAATTCGTGGTTCGGCaattccaactaataatgctgttgtgactaattcggctaatcagcaaagccgaattaattataatgcatcacctcatgccaatgtgccatatggggcagcaagttcgttgcgacattccacaccgccgaactttgctcaacTTGGTagtacaccgatcacaaatcggcttaacgccgatgatgttggatcaggtagtatcaaagaggaggtgattaagatatttcggcaaacttttggtatagatcctaaagccaaatgccgatcttatcaaaggccataccctgagaattatgattatgttgcatatcctcaagggtttaaaatttctgaatttgttaaattcactggtgatgatagtagaactacattggaACATATAggtcaatttattatacaatgtggtgaagctagcactaatgatatttacaaattgaagttatttcctttatctctatcgggtgctgcatttacatggtttatttcattgccaccaAATTCAGTTTTCACTTTTGCTGATTTAGAACAGAAGtttcatgattatttctttagtggtgaaactgaattgaaattgtcacatctcacatcggttaagcaaaagatacatgaaggtgtttctgagtatattagaagatttagagatactaaAAACTGATgttatagtttgacaatttctgatagagatttagctgatctagcttttgctggtttacttgattttcataaagcaaaACTAGAGGGGcaagaatttctagatgttagtcaagtcttacaaaaagctctggctaatgaaagccgagctaaagaagctaGAGATTCTCAAAAGTCCAATGAAAAACCTAACCGTCCTATTTATGTGCTCGGGTGTGATTCCAATTATTCGGATGATGAAGGTAAAGATGTTTataccgctgaatttgtttggtcctctaatgataaaccttgcgcttgcggttctcttaagccgattcctaaagatcggcaagaaagatttacttttgatgtatccaaatgtgagaggatatttgatgaattaaaTAAGAATGGTTACATCAAGATGTCgcatgtcataccgccgcttgaagaattaaagcggcgagcttattgcaaatttcataatactttctctcatgcgactaatgattgtaatgtgctTCGGAGACAGATTCAATCGGTTGTTAATGAAGGCCgaataattgttccacaaaTGAAGGTGGATCAAAATCCTTTCCCTGCACATatacatgtgcttgaattgagtaatcctaaagtgttaatttggccaaatcaagccgaatcaacaaaAGGGAAAAATATAATCATTGGTGAAGAAAGGTCTGAGCCTTCGAAATCTTATCAGGAAGCTCCAGCAAAGAAGGTCCCTGAAGATTCATTGAAGAAttcaacgctcggggggcaagaacaGAAGAAGGGCGCCAggtctgctcagaccggtctgaccggtctggagaccggtctgaccggtcgatctggaatttttggaaagaattccagaaacaagaaagaaaaagaaaggccgagttttaaagaactcttggccaaatatgagaagaaagGAGTCGTCCAGAGGCAGAGGGAACGGCCGGACAAAGTCAAGGATACAAATCCGTCATCGtctcaagagcaatcgagtttGAGCCAAGGTAATTCATTTAatggaccgattgctccatgatATTGCTGGTATCCTTGTTATATGCCTTTGGATTACAGTAGGATGCACATAcagtcatattatattcattatCCTCCTATATATCCGAGCTTTGCTTCACAAAGACCGATTAGCGATAATCTGGTTAAAAAAAACATTGATTGCAGCAAGGAGTGTGAGAAGAACATAAAACAAGATTCAAAATATCTACAGCCGAAGTGGTGTCCTTCAGGTTTgtctcacacccaaaagagGAGGCTGCAAAGGATGCACAAGAAAGAGTCCATGGAACAGCAAGCAGAGGTTATACCAACAAGGTCGGCGAccatgaagcaggtatggaAGCCCAAGCAAGTTGTTTCATCATCAACTTGAGGAAGAAGCAAGATACGGCCGATAAATCgttatcgcccttagacaattttggttcagaatagtgttctttggcacgcaagctttgccaaagaacaggggggcatatgttgacaaccaaaattggcattcgacaataccgaccggtcagacgctGTAGTCCGTCCTgcagcagccgaccggtctgaccggtagggtcgaccggtctgagcgGTCCAAGttgaatccgagtacaactagggattttaatagatttagatcttgtaataggatttcttgcaggataagtccaccccaccctataaatataaagggtcacggccgattagggaatccaatcgatcaaatcaatacaacttttatctttttacttttctcttgccctagcttttccaatctattTTTGCTGTTCCTCCGTCGTCTCTATGttgattgagggcgttctaggtggcctgccgatcctagaacaaccctacatgCGCCTGCCTcgacgggtccttcccgggcgacGTTCGTTGGTCTCACCGCCGGCCTGCTcggcgacaaccggtctgaccggtatacccgaccggtctgaccggtctgagcatcggcgctgcattgtgccgtcgctcgctgcgcgttcAAGCATTtttgtgtgttggccctagtttTGCGCCAACACGGTGCTTAAGGATCTTTTCCtaggcgctgacgtcattgcaccgatggtaTACTCCGATgctccgtcggttgaaccggtgctgaagaagcttctcctgggctcttgacatcgtctctggaacataggacgcccaatgcaccgatgcccccttTTGACCCgacggttcaaccggtgcctataggctggcttggcttcgattcccttctgcaccagaattccatagcgtc
This portion of the Panicum virgatum strain AP13 chromosome 2N, P.virgatum_v5, whole genome shotgun sequence genome encodes:
- the LOC120658741 gene encoding uncharacterized protein LOC120658741; this encodes MAGKIPKPSDVDAANIQRPTVQQLSAEQQKALDDIQKKIREEKEKEIQKLEEEAMKQYISHFSIDRQGKVTTDAGFDASQFEEAPAKKVPEDSLKNSTLGGQEQKKGARSAQTGLTGLETGLTGRSGIFGKNSRNKKEKERPSFKELLAKYEKKGVVQRQRERPDKVKDTNPSSSQEQSSLSQGNSFNGPIAP